The following coding sequences lie in one Salvelinus sp. IW2-2015 unplaced genomic scaffold, ASM291031v2 Un_scaffold859, whole genome shotgun sequence genomic window:
- the LOC112069020 gene encoding mitochondrial glutamate carrier 1, whose product MAHQQQISLPAKLINGGIAGIVGVTCVFPIDLVKTRLQNQRQGQQIYKNMLDCLIKTVRSEGYFGMYRGAAVNLTLVTPEKAIKLAANDFFRQHLSKNGKGLTVFKEMLAGCGAGICQVVITTPMEMLKIQLQDAGRLAAQQRMPAVMSPTKLAATNTVLSRSYNVGPSPAARAVSATQIARDLLHTQGIQGLYKGLGATLMRDVPFSMVYFPLFAHLNRLGQPSRDQSAPFYWAFLSGCLAGSTAAVAVNPCDVVKTRLQSLSKGANEESYNGVVDCVSKIMSKEGPFAFLKGAGCRALVIAPLFGIAQVMYFIGIGEFILDQSPFNYLSA is encoded by the exons ATGGCTCACCAGCAGCAGATCAG CCTTCCCGCTAAACTGATCAATGGTGGTATTGCTGGCATTGTTGGGGTCACCTGTGTGTTTCCCATCGACCTTGTAAAGACCAGGTTACAGAACCAGAGGCAAGGTCAGCAGATCTACAAGAACAT GCTGGACTGCCTCATTAAGACTGTTCGATCAGAAGGATACTTTGGCATGTATAGAG GTGCTGCTGTGAATCTGACCTTGGTCACTCCTGAGAAGGCCATCAAACTAGCCGCAAATGACTTCTTCCGCCAGCATCTTAGCAAAAATGG GAAAGGCTTGACGGTGTTTAAAGAGATGTTGGCAGGTTGTGGTGCAGGCATATGCCAAGTTGTCATTACTACTCCTATGGAAATGCTTAAGATTCAACTTCAGGATGCAGGGAGGCTAG CGGCTCAGCAGAGAATGCCAGCCGTGATGTCTCCCACTAAGCTGGCTGCCACTAACACAGTGCTGAGCAGGTCCTACAACGTGGGGCCCAGTCCTGCAGCCAGGGCAGTGTCTGCTACCCAGATCGCccgggaccttctgcacacacaAGGCATCCAGGGCCTCTACAAAGGCCTCGGGGCCACCCTCATGAG AGATGTTCCCTTCTCCATGGTCTACTTCCCACTGTTCGCCCACCTCAACCGGCTGGGCCAGCCCTCTCGAGATCAATCAGCACCCTTCTACTGGGCTTtcttgtctggctgtctggctggctccaCTGCAGCTGTGGCAGTCAATCCTTGTGATG TTGTAAAAACGAGATTGCAGTCTCTGAGCAAAGGGGCCAACGAGGAGAGCTACAACGGTGTGGTTGACTGCGTCAG TAAGATCATGAGTAAGGAGGGTCCCTTTGCCTTTCTGAAGGGAGCAGGATGCAGGGCGCTGGTCATCGCTCCTCTCTTTGGCATTGCACAGGTCATGTACTTTATTGGCATCGGAGAGTTCATCCTGGACCAGTCACCTTTCAACTACTTGTCTGCATGA